Part of the Uloborus diversus isolate 005 chromosome 2, Udiv.v.3.1, whole genome shotgun sequence genome, TGCACTTATGGtaacttcaaaaaattgaagCTACAAGTGCTTCAATTGAGTTgtgttttatttatgaattttccctCAAGTAAATGTTAAATTGCAATGTGAGACGTCTTTAGAATGTTTTCAAATTGTATTGAGCATTTTGGAAAATCAATTTGATCTTTTTTCTAATAAGTAATCGTTAGATTATGTTGGCATTCTTGCatcaaaataaggaaaaaagtacaCATTGGTGTTTTACTTAATTTTGCACTGGACTGGTTGAACTGTATTTCTAATTCACGTTAAATTATGAGTTTTTCATGCGTTCTATATTTCCAAATGTAATTACACAGTTTTCGTTACGAATCGTTCGTAAACACTTAGTTGACTAAAAAGCTCTAacctaattcatttatttatttattattcttattattatttgaattcatttatttaaactttGCTTTTACTTTGAATTTCGCGTATATTTAATTTTGACTAAAGATGTCAGTTATGTGATTTCAAATAACATTATTCTAATTTTAGGTATCAAATGTAAAAGATGATCTTAAACAAAATGACATCAgaagttattttacaaaaaaaaaaaaaaaaatccttataattCTGTTGCTGTACTGCATGATGTGAGATagtttacaaaaatatttgttcCAAAATATCAATGTCGTTACCAACTAATATTCCGCGAAACAATATTACTCACAGAATTCAATAATTAGTCAAgattgtaaataatttaaaaacttcactGCATCCAATTTTTCAGGTTAACAAAActtaaatatcaaataaaatcgaaaaatttcacattaaagtgtgctttaacaattaacaaaagtgtaaacaattttaaacaccATAATGGGAAATTCAATCGAAAGAAGCTCAGAAAgtggatgaagaaaaaaaatacattcaatagATTTCCCAAAACACCTACCGGCAAGTCTCCGTAGTTTTTCTTCGCTTGAGTAATTTTAACAAGTGATCTATTAATCTACAGCTGCTTAAACCTCGTTCTTTTTGTTCGTTTCATTAGAGGAAAAGGGAAGAGCGTTTCCTCACCCTTGTTGTGTCGGTGTGCTCAAGGACCTCTGCCATTGATTAACTACGTAATTGATTTTGGCGGAAGATTTCGAAGACATGGCACGTACCGGCAAGTGGGAAATCATTAAGCAAGTTCGTTGACTGCGCGATGGATGAATGGACGTACGTGAAATGGAAAATGCACACCACACGCTGATATAAAAATACTTAGTTCATCAAAATCCTACAAGAAATGACTGAGTTTAGTAATCTTCATCGTATTCAACACCTGCAGCTTGATTGGAAGCATATGGTTGGTAAGCGGCTGCAGCGGACCTGGCACTTATTGGTTGACGATATTGTTGCCTTGATGAAGGGCCATAAGCAGCAGTAGGTCGTTGGGAAGCTACAGGCCTTCGACTTTGTTGGGGCTGCTGTGGTGGATATTGGTGTTCTTCACTGCTGCTGCTGCCGTACGAGGCGTGCTGTGGTGGTGCGGCCTGTGGTGCCTGAGCTTGCACCACCCTGTATCCCTGAGGAGGTGCTTGTTGGGGACGGTATCTTTGTGGTACAGCTTCAGGCTGACTTGCAGGCACGGATCTGTATCCTTGTGGTGGAGCAGCTTCAGCTGGATAAGACTCAACAGGCCGTGATGGTCTGGATGCAGGCCTGGATTGACTGTGTTGAGGTGGTGCTGGCCTGTAGGATGGCTGTGGTTGCGGAGGTGGGGCTGGAGCTACTTGTCTAGGGGGTGGTCTGGGAGCAGGAGCTGGTTCTGGATGATAGGATGGTTGGGGAGGTGGGGCTGGTCTCCTTGGAGAGTGTTCTTGTGGGGCAACCAGAGGATCTCCTACAACGTATCCATCAGGGTAATAACGTTGGGAATATCGGGCTGTGTTGTTGGGTCCTTCATAATCAACGGGCTGGAAAGCAA contains:
- the LOC129216398 gene encoding uncharacterized protein LOC129216398, encoding MSPIFPVDYEGPNNTARYSQRYYPDGYVVGDPLVAPQEHSPRRPAPPPQPSYHPEPAPAPRPPPRQVAPAPPPQPQPSYRPAPPQHSQSRPASRPSRPVESYPAEAAPPQGYRSVPASQPEAVPQRYRPQQAPPQGYRVVQAQAPQAAPPQHASYGSSSSEEHQYPPQQPQQSRRPVASQRPTAAYGPSSRQQYRQPISARSAAAAYQPYASNQAAGVEYDEDY